One stretch of Rana temporaria chromosome 3 unlocalized genomic scaffold, aRanTem1.1 chr3e, whole genome shotgun sequence DNA includes these proteins:
- the LOC120921702 gene encoding E3 ubiquitin/ISG15 ligase TRIM25-like — MASADLRAELECSVCLNIYTNPVTLRCGHNFCRVCIDRVLDTQEGSGGYSCPECREKFPDRPALQRNMKLHNIAETFLSAQPDQEESGVFCTYCVDSPVPAVRSCLLCEVSLCDKHLRVHKKSPEHILCDPTLSMESRKCSVHKKILEYYCTEDETCICVSCSLAGEHRGHQVETLNEASEKKKETLRNVLQNLLTKREETEERLQSLQEHRRKVEEEEAGDTERATVLFRDLRRRLEDLEKRILSEISGRAEQISISIRDLEIKKEELSRKMRHIEELCNMTDPLTVLQESDTGDLCDTEDGDNEDRERHEKLLHDGGGLDVAGVLHTGLSDIITEVNVYFPIQGAADILLDGNTANNDLQISDDRKTVFWSDIDQNYPVTAERFLNTSQVFSNQSFSSGRHYWEVDVGGSERWRVGMCYPSIERGGYLSFIGNNKKSWGLLRSINQYYVIHDSNKTPLPTYPPGNRVRIDLDYEAGRISFYDLCDPIRHLHTFTTTFTGPLHAVLGVWGGCIKICGGRGTCDITGTVGRIG; from the coding sequence ATggcgtctgctgatctgagagctgagctggaatgttccgtctgtctgaacatttatacCAATCCTGTAACCCTGAGATGTGgtcacaacttctgccgggtctgtattgatcgtgtgctggatacacaggaggggtctggagggtattcctgtcctgaatgcagaGAGAAGTTTCCGGATCGTCCTGCACTGCAGAGGAACATGAAACTACATAACATAGCAGAGACTTTCCTGTCTGCTCAGCCAGATCAAGAGGAGTCCGGGGTCTTTTGTACTTACTGTGTGGactctcctgtacctgctgttagatcctgtctgctctgtgaggtttctctgtgtgataaacacctgagagtccacaaaaagtccccagaacacatcttatgtgaccccaccttgtccatggagagcaggaaatgctccgtccataagaagatcctggagtattactgcactgaggatgAGACCTGTATCTGTGTGTCCTGCAGTTTGGCTGGAGAACATCGGGGACACCAGGTGGAGACACTGAATGAGGCTtctgagaagaagaaggagacactgaggaatgttctgcagaatcttctgacaaagagagaggagacggaggaaagacttcagagtctgcaggaacacaggaggaaagtagaagaagaagaagctggTGACACCGAGAGAGCCACTGTCTTGTTTAGAGATCTCAGGAGACGTCTTGAAGATCTGGAAAAGAGAATCCTGAGCGAAATCTCCGGGAGGGCAGAGCAGATCTCCATCTCCATCCGGgatctggaaataaagaaggaggagctgtccaggaagatgcgtcacattgaggagctgtgtaacatgacggatccactgactgtcttacaggaatcagacacaggtgacttgtgtgatactgaggatggagataatgaggacagagagagacatgagaagctcctccatgatggagggggtctggatgTGGCGGGGGTCTTACACACAGGTTTATCTGATATAATAACAGAGGTAAATGTATACTTCCCTATACAGggagctgcagacatattactggatggAAACACAGCTAATAATGATCTACAGATATCAGATGACAGGAAAACTGTATTCTGGTCAGATATAGACCAGAATTACCCAGTAACAGCAGAGAGATTTCTTAATACTTCTCAAGTGTTTAGCAATCAGAGTTTCTCctcagggagacattactgggaagtggatgtcggggggtcagagagatggagagtcgggatgtgttaccccagtatagaGAGGGGAGGATATTTATCATTCATTGGAAATAATAAGAAGTCCTGGGGATTGCTCAGGTCTATTAATCAGTATTATGTGATACATGACAGTAATAAGACCCCCTTACCCACCTATCCCCCCGGTAACAGAGTCAGGATAgatctggattatgaggccgggcggatctccttttatgatctgtgtgacccgatccgacacctccacaccttcaccaccaccttcactggGCCCCTCCATGCTGTGTTAGGTGTATGGGGAGGTTGTATAAagatatgtggggggagggggacatgtgacatcacAGGGACAGTTGGTAGGATTGGTTGA